In Alistipes ihumii AP11, a genomic segment contains:
- a CDS encoding TatD family hydrolase, whose protein sequence is MNSYWVDIHTHRPLDGRPGIRSLRIGIDFPDSTDGKISAGIHPWDAERAQREWLDGIRELQPAAVGEVGLDYATDIDREAQRTWLARQRDLAAELGLPLIVHCVRAYDDLKAMLSGFPLPVIVHGFTGSEQLASQLLDRGWYLSFGKTVERSPKTRRTLRSIPSDRLFLETDMSGEEIESVYRRAADIRNEPAESLRDAVHTNYLNLFGL, encoded by the coding sequence GTGAACTCCTATTGGGTAGATATTCACACGCATCGGCCGCTCGATGGCCGACCTGGCATCCGCAGCCTGCGTATCGGGATCGACTTTCCCGACAGCACCGACGGCAAAATTTCGGCCGGAATCCACCCTTGGGATGCGGAGCGTGCGCAACGCGAATGGCTCGACGGAATCAGGGAGCTGCAACCGGCAGCCGTCGGCGAAGTCGGGCTGGACTATGCGACGGACATCGACAGGGAAGCGCAACGGACATGGCTCGCCCGCCAGAGGGATCTGGCCGCCGAGCTCGGCCTGCCGCTGATCGTACATTGCGTGAGGGCTTACGACGATCTGAAGGCCATGCTGAGCGGGTTCCCGCTGCCGGTCATCGTACACGGCTTTACCGGCTCCGAACAGCTCGCGTCGCAACTGCTCGACAGAGGCTGGTATCTGTCGTTCGGCAAAACGGTCGAACGGTCGCCCAAAACCCGCCGGACGCTGCGAAGCATACCTTCCGACAGGCTGTTTCTGGAAACCGATATGTCCGGGGAGGAGATCGAGTCGGTCTACCGCCGGGCCGCCGACATCCGGAACGAACCGGCCGAATCGCTCCGCGACGCCGT
- a CDS encoding CapA family protein: MGNRSFLAAWSAFALVFFGCSSCGEKRMPASRTEAFAENGRRSLTLIFTGDLMQHMPQVFAARQRDGSFDYTSCFSRLNNYFSSADFVIANLETTLGEEPYSGYPRFRSPEALAGAMRRAGVDVAVLANNHICDRGAEGIRSTLAALDEAGLLHTGAFADSVPPRERHPLMLEKGAFRVALLNYTYGTNGLPVPSGCRVNGIDTVAIRREIALARQDGATHVALFVHWGNEYERLPGPRQRELAAAFHRWGADLVIGSHPHVVQPAETIEDSAGNVRGATVYSMGNFVSNQRFPDTDGGLSVRVTLTLDEQGRTSCRPEYLIVWTCISRDPNSASGRRYDIVPSYSRETVAPEHRDAFDRFVERTRRHMERHGRGFTEIRCDY, translated from the coding sequence ATGGGCAATCGATCGTTTCTCGCGGCATGGAGCGCTTTCGCGCTCGTTTTCTTCGGCTGTTCTTCCTGCGGGGAGAAGCGAATGCCGGCCTCGCGGACGGAAGCGTTTGCGGAAAACGGTCGGCGAAGCCTGACGCTGATCTTTACGGGCGACCTGATGCAGCACATGCCTCAGGTGTTCGCCGCCCGGCAGCGGGACGGTTCGTTCGACTATACCTCCTGTTTTTCCCGGCTGAACAACTATTTTTCGAGCGCCGATTTCGTCATTGCCAATTTGGAGACGACGCTCGGAGAGGAGCCTTATTCCGGTTATCCCCGTTTCCGATCGCCCGAGGCGCTGGCCGGCGCGATGCGCCGTGCCGGGGTAGATGTCGCCGTGCTGGCCAACAATCACATTTGCGATCGGGGAGCGGAGGGAATACGCTCGACGCTGGCTGCACTCGACGAGGCCGGGTTACTCCATACGGGCGCCTTCGCCGACAGCGTTCCGCCGCGCGAGAGGCATCCTCTGATGCTCGAAAAGGGAGCGTTCCGGGTCGCGCTGCTCAATTATACCTACGGAACGAACGGCTTGCCCGTTCCGTCCGGGTGTCGCGTGAACGGCATCGACACGGTGGCTATTCGCCGCGAGATCGCCTTGGCCCGGCAGGACGGAGCCACTCATGTCGCGCTGTTCGTTCATTGGGGAAACGAGTACGAGCGACTGCCCGGCCCCCGTCAGCGCGAGCTGGCGGCGGCTTTCCACCGCTGGGGCGCCGATCTGGTGATCGGATCGCATCCGCATGTCGTGCAGCCGGCGGAAACGATCGAGGATTCGGCAGGAAACGTACGCGGGGCGACGGTCTACTCGATGGGCAATTTCGTGTCGAACCAGCGTTTCCCGGATACGGACGGCGGCCTGTCGGTCCGCGTGACGCTGACGCTCGACGAACAGGGCCGGACATCCTGCCGCCCAGAGTACTTGATCGTTTGGACTTGCATTTCGCGCGACCCGAACAGCGCCTCCGGCCGTCGCTACGATATCGTGCCGAGCTACTCGCGCGAAACGGTCGCGCCCGAGCATCGCGACGCTTTCGACCGGTTCGTCGAGCGTACGCGCCGGCACATGGAGCGTCACGGCCGCGGCTTTACGGAGATACGATGCGACTACTGA
- a CDS encoding aminopeptidase C — MKLYLLWAAVFVATAAVAKGPAKEKEKKDKKAETYVFQDVKTVPVTSVKDQSRSGTCWSFSGMGEVESDLLVRGKGEHDLAEMWIVRNAYFEKAVRYVRMHGSANLGGGGTLNDVVYIIDRYGIVPEEVYPGLRYGTDRHVHGELDAVIKAYVDAVVENPNKSLSTAWQDGLNGILDAYLGPRPEKFAYRGKEYTPKSFAEELGIRSDDYVLLTSFTHHPFYEPFALEIPDNWNAALSYNVTIDDLRRIVDASLEKGYAVNWASDVSEKGFAYNKGFAIVPVAKVEEMSDSEKGKWTKLTEEELRKMTLDLSGMLPEKTITQQMRQQAFDNYETTDDHGMLIMGVAEDQNGNQYYKVKNSWGDTGAYHGYLYASVPFVLYKSTGIMVRKDVLPEDLKAKLGIR; from the coding sequence ATGAAATTGTACCTGTTGTGGGCGGCGGTTTTCGTGGCGACGGCAGCCGTGGCGAAGGGACCGGCAAAGGAAAAGGAGAAAAAAGACAAGAAAGCGGAGACCTATGTGTTCCAAGACGTGAAGACCGTTCCGGTCACATCGGTCAAGGATCAGTCTCGCTCGGGCACATGCTGGAGCTTCTCGGGTATGGGCGAGGTCGAGAGTGACCTGCTCGTCCGGGGTAAGGGAGAGCACGATCTGGCGGAGATGTGGATCGTCCGCAACGCATATTTCGAAAAAGCCGTACGCTATGTCCGCATGCACGGCAGCGCCAATCTGGGCGGCGGAGGCACGTTGAACGACGTGGTGTATATCATCGACCGTTACGGCATCGTGCCCGAGGAGGTTTATCCCGGCCTGCGTTACGGAACCGACCGGCATGTGCACGGCGAGTTGGATGCGGTCATCAAGGCGTATGTCGACGCCGTGGTGGAAAATCCGAACAAGTCGCTCTCGACCGCTTGGCAGGACGGGCTGAACGGCATTTTGGACGCCTATCTGGGGCCTCGTCCCGAGAAGTTCGCCTACAGGGGCAAGGAGTATACGCCGAAGAGTTTCGCCGAGGAGCTGGGCATTCGTTCCGACGACTACGTGCTGCTGACCTCGTTCACGCATCATCCCTTTTACGAGCCGTTCGCGCTCGAAATTCCCGATAACTGGAATGCCGCGCTGTCCTATAACGTAACGATCGACGACTTGCGCCGGATCGTCGACGCGTCGCTCGAGAAAGGCTATGCGGTCAACTGGGCGTCGGACGTCAGCGAGAAAGGGTTTGCCTATAACAAGGGTTTCGCCATCGTGCCGGTGGCGAAAGTCGAGGAGATGAGCGATTCGGAGAAAGGGAAGTGGACGAAGCTGACCGAGGAGGAGCTCCGCAAGATGACGCTCGATCTGAGCGGCATGCTGCCCGAGAAGACGATCACGCAGCAGATGCGCCAGCAGGCGTTCGACAATTACGAGACGACCGACGATCACGGCATGCTGATCATGGGCGTGGCGGAGGACCAGAACGGCAATCAGTACTATAAGGTGAAAAACTCTTGGGGCGATACGGGAGCCTACCACGGCTATCTGTATGCGTCCGTGCCGTTCGTGCTCTATAAGTCGACGGGCATCATGGTGCGTAAGGACGTGTTGCCCGAGGACCTCAAAGCCAAGCTCGGTATTCGCTGA
- a CDS encoding Na(+)-translocating NADH-quinone reductase subunit A, producing MSQVIKLKKGLDIRLEGEPRRELKRLPLVHAYAVRPDDFLGITPKLLVRVDDTVKAGTPLFFDKYRPQVLFTSPVSGRVTAVNRGEKRRILDIVIAPEAEQSYEAFDVPSVEAATRENVTSALLSSGLWPMIVQRPYGIIADPQSTPKSVFVSGFDSAPLAPDMNFALEQQLDDLNLGFAMLSKLTAGPVHLGLDADAPKGVLEQVKGVEKHYFSGPHPAGNVGVQIHHVDPISKGEIVWTVDIQNVALIGRFFRTGRVDLRKIVALTGSEILEPRYYEVISGAPVSSIVRKADVRNASDGHGYRIISGNVLTGRRVEPDGYLGFYGNQVTVIPEGDHFEFLGWGMPRLDKFSVSRSYFSWLTPRKRYVLDTNMNGGVRAYVVTGLYDKYLPMDIYPLYLLKAILAGDIDKMENLGIYEVIEEDFALCEFVDPSKTAMQQIIRQGIDLMIKELN from the coding sequence ATGTCGCAAGTCATCAAATTGAAAAAGGGTCTCGACATAAGGCTCGAGGGCGAGCCGCGCAGGGAGCTGAAGCGTCTGCCCTTGGTGCATGCCTATGCCGTGCGGCCGGACGACTTTCTCGGCATTACGCCGAAACTGCTCGTGCGAGTGGATGACACGGTGAAGGCCGGGACTCCGCTGTTTTTCGACAAGTATCGTCCGCAAGTGCTGTTCACCTCTCCGGTCAGCGGCCGCGTGACGGCCGTCAACCGAGGAGAGAAGCGGCGGATACTCGACATCGTGATCGCTCCCGAGGCGGAGCAGTCTTACGAGGCGTTCGATGTGCCGTCGGTCGAGGCGGCCACGAGGGAGAACGTTACCTCGGCGCTGCTTTCTTCGGGCCTTTGGCCGATGATCGTTCAGCGTCCCTACGGAATCATAGCCGATCCGCAAAGTACGCCCAAGTCCGTATTCGTATCGGGTTTCGACAGCGCTCCGCTGGCGCCCGACATGAATTTCGCGCTCGAGCAGCAGTTGGACGATCTGAACCTCGGCTTTGCCATGCTTTCGAAACTGACGGCCGGTCCCGTGCATTTGGGACTCGACGCCGACGCGCCGAAAGGGGTATTGGAGCAGGTAAAGGGGGTTGAGAAGCACTATTTCAGCGGGCCTCATCCGGCAGGCAATGTCGGCGTGCAGATACACCATGTGGATCCCATCAGCAAGGGCGAGATCGTGTGGACCGTCGATATTCAGAATGTCGCGCTGATCGGCCGCTTCTTCCGCACGGGCCGGGTCGATCTGCGTAAGATCGTCGCGCTGACCGGGTCCGAGATACTCGAGCCCCGCTACTACGAGGTGATCTCGGGCGCGCCCGTTTCGAGCATCGTACGCAAGGCCGATGTGCGCAACGCGTCCGACGGGCACGGTTACCGGATCATCAGCGGCAACGTGCTGACGGGCCGTCGGGTCGAGCCGGACGGCTATCTGGGGTTCTACGGCAATCAGGTGACGGTGATTCCCGAGGGCGATCATTTCGAGTTTCTGGGCTGGGGCATGCCCCGGCTCGATAAGTTCTCCGTCTCGCGCAGCTATTTTTCGTGGCTTACGCCTCGCAAGCGGTACGTGCTCGACACGAATATGAACGGAGGCGTCAGGGCCTATGTCGTGACGGGGCTCTACGACAAATATCTTCCGATGGACATTTATCCGCTCTATCTGCTCAAGGCCATACTGGCCGGCGACATCGACAAGATGGAGAATCTGGGTATTTACGAAGTGATCGAGGAGGACTTCGCGCTGTGCGAGTTCGTCGATCCGTCGAAAACCGCCATGCAGCAGATTATCCGTCAGGGTATCGACCTGATGATCAAGGAGCTTAACTAA